Proteins encoded in a region of the Triticum dicoccoides isolate Atlit2015 ecotype Zavitan chromosome 3A, WEW_v2.0, whole genome shotgun sequence genome:
- the LOC119268229 gene encoding uncharacterized protein LOC119268229 isoform X1, with amino-acid sequence MFFQRKNSKKVKNTDASSPKKDKDSRGKNDFFDRAKGGFGALAGSIKSAKNDAEERAAKVQEDVNAGIEAILETGSGILEKAKEDVGGHSETSLSKELGQGSEEQGQKDMDALSSMLDKAKDKVKSNPDVMEKVNSVLDKVKNHPEVMEKVAEVLHLGKRESKEKEPEAEDKTKEGETSADKTQDSNILDQAVEEIQAVVAAVQQQETTGDETQVPVEAAAETDAPAQEEKREVEKDNPKNRIDFLGFFAMIFERFCSPADKKKD; translated from the exons aTGTTTTTCCAGCGCAAGAATTCCAAGAAAGTGAAAAACACCGATGCATCATCGCCCAAGAAGGACAAAGATAGCCGTGGGAAGAACGACTTCTTCGATCGCGCCAAGGGTGGGTTTGGTGCCCTTGCAGGAAGCATCAAATCAGCCAAGAATG ACGCTGAAGAGAGGGCAGCAAAGGTTCAAGAGGATGTGAACGCCGGCATTGAAGCAATCTTGGAGACGGGCTCAGGCATTCTTGAGAAAGCCAAGGAGGATGTTGGAGGCCATTCAGAAACGAGCCTGTCGAAGGAACTAG GTCAAGGAAGTGAAGAACAAGGACAGAAGGACATGGATGCCTTAAGTTCAATGCTCGACAAGGCGAAAGACAAGGTGAAAAGCAACCCTGATGTGATGGAGAAAGTCAATTCGGTCCTCGACAAGGTTAAGAACCACCCAGAAGTCATGGAGAAAGTTGCTGAGGTTTTACATCTGGGAAAACGTG AATCCAAAGAGAAAGAACCGGAGGCCGAGGACAAGACAAAAGAAGGCGAGACCTCTGCCGACAAGACCCAAGACTCAAACATCCTAGACCAGGCCGTGGAAGAAATTCAGGCTGTTGTGGCAGCTGTGCAGCAGCAGGAAACAACCGGGGATGAAACTCAAGTTCCAGTCGAGGCTGCTGCCGAAACTGACGCTCCAGCTCAAGAAGAAAAACGGGAGGTGGAGAAAGACAACCCCAAGAACCGAATCGACTTCCTTGGATTCTTCGCCATGATCTTTGAGAGGTTCTGCTCCCCAGCTGACAAGAAGAAAGACTAG
- the LOC119268229 gene encoding uncharacterized protein LOC119268229 isoform X2 — translation MDALSSMLDKAKDKVKSNPDVMEKVNSVLDKVKNHPEVMEKVAEVLHLGKRESKEKEPEAEDKTKEGETSADKTQDSNILDQAVEEIQAVVAAVQQQETTGDETQVPVEAAAETDAPAQEEKREVEKDNPKNRIDFLGFFAMIFERFCSPADKKKD, via the exons ATGGATGCCTTAAGTTCAATGCTCGACAAGGCGAAAGACAAGGTGAAAAGCAACCCTGATGTGATGGAGAAAGTCAATTCGGTCCTCGACAAGGTTAAGAACCACCCAGAAGTCATGGAGAAAGTTGCTGAGGTTTTACATCTGGGAAAACGTG AATCCAAAGAGAAAGAACCGGAGGCCGAGGACAAGACAAAAGAAGGCGAGACCTCTGCCGACAAGACCCAAGACTCAAACATCCTAGACCAGGCCGTGGAAGAAATTCAGGCTGTTGTGGCAGCTGTGCAGCAGCAGGAAACAACCGGGGATGAAACTCAAGTTCCAGTCGAGGCTGCTGCCGAAACTGACGCTCCAGCTCAAGAAGAAAAACGGGAGGTGGAGAAAGACAACCCCAAGAACCGAATCGACTTCCTTGGATTCTTCGCCATGATCTTTGAGAGGTTCTGCTCCCCAGCTGACAAGAAGAAAGACTAG